A section of the Hirschia baltica ATCC 49814 genome encodes:
- a CDS encoding DnaJ C-terminal domain-containing protein has translation MSWDPYAALGVAKSATDKEIKSAYRKLAKELHPDVRPNDAPAEARFKRVSAAFSLLSDPDKRALYDRGAIDADGNEKAPQFRGGYGGGAGPQGFSGRPGADGFNGFSGTHSGGGRAGADVFEDLFGGMFGQGGRARGAAPGGGFGYGASKGADVRYKLEIDFLDAINGARKRVSMADGRSLNVNIPAGVEPGQTLRLKSQGEPGAGGMNPGDALVEIGVRSHPDYERSGKNVRMDLRISLAEAVEGARVKVPTPSGEVSLNIAAGANSGNVLRLKGKGVQSKDKPGDLLVRLLVTLPDKPDADLKDFLKTWRGRDKNVRD, from the coding sequence TTGAGCTGGGATCCGTATGCCGCATTGGGCGTTGCCAAGAGTGCGACTGATAAAGAAATAAAATCTGCTTACCGCAAACTTGCAAAAGAGCTGCACCCTGATGTGCGGCCTAATGATGCGCCTGCAGAGGCGCGCTTTAAGCGGGTGAGTGCAGCTTTTTCTTTGTTATCTGATCCTGATAAAAGAGCGCTGTATGATCGCGGCGCGATTGATGCTGACGGAAATGAGAAAGCGCCTCAATTTAGAGGTGGATATGGGGGCGGTGCAGGTCCGCAAGGATTTTCTGGTCGTCCGGGTGCTGATGGATTTAATGGTTTTTCTGGAACGCATTCAGGTGGCGGACGTGCAGGCGCAGATGTGTTTGAAGATCTGTTTGGCGGCATGTTTGGACAAGGTGGCCGAGCGCGTGGCGCTGCTCCCGGTGGTGGATTTGGTTATGGCGCATCCAAGGGTGCCGATGTTCGCTATAAACTTGAGATTGACTTCCTAGATGCCATAAATGGTGCGCGTAAACGCGTGAGCATGGCAGATGGGCGTTCATTGAATGTGAATATTCCAGCTGGTGTTGAACCTGGTCAGACGCTTCGATTAAAGTCTCAAGGTGAGCCCGGTGCAGGGGGAATGAACCCCGGAGACGCTCTAGTTGAAATTGGCGTTCGTAGTCATCCAGATTATGAACGTTCAGGTAAAAATGTTAGAATGGATCTGAGAATTTCACTTGCTGAAGCGGTTGAAGGTGCACGCGTTAAGGTGCCGACGCCATCGGGCGAAGTATCTTTGAACATCGCTGCGGGTGCAAATAGTGGTAATGTTCTGCGCCTGAAAGGTAAAGGCGTGCAAAGCAAAGATAAACCGGGTGATTTATTGGTCCGTTTACTGGTTACTTTACCAGATAAACCAGACGCTGATTTAAAAGATTTTTTGAAAACTTGGCGCGGTCGGGATAAAAACGTCAGGGATTAG
- a CDS encoding PepSY domain-containing protein yields MAVVISPAQAQAWAGDSLVPQTEARNAAQSGRTVPFAKISRQLRDRYNGQLIDAAMYSQDDGGYHYKVTWMDGEGKRLLIKVDALSGKILHIRGE; encoded by the coding sequence ATGGCAGTTGTTATATCACCTGCTCAAGCTCAGGCTTGGGCTGGCGATTCGCTTGTTCCTCAAACTGAAGCGCGTAATGCTGCGCAATCTGGACGGACTGTTCCTTTTGCTAAGATAAGTCGTCAATTAAGAGATAGGTATAACGGGCAATTGATTGATGCTGCTATGTACTCTCAGGATGATGGCGGGTATCATTATAAAGTGACTTGGATGGATGGCGAAGGAAAACGTCTGCTCATCAAAGTAGATGCTTTATCAGGCAAAATCCTGCACATACGCGGAGAATAA
- a CDS encoding response regulator transcription factor, whose amino-acid sequence MRLLVVEDDPDLGRQLKTSLSEAGYAVDLAVDGEDGHYLGETEPYDAVILDLGLPKMDGVRVLEKWRAEGKVMPVLILTARDRWSEKVAGFDAGADDYLTKPFITEELLARLRALLRRSAGHASSALELGDLRVDTSSARATVGGQPIKLTAHEYRVLSYMMHYQGRVVPRTELVEHIYDQDFDRDSNTIEVFVGRLRKKIGSDRILTERGLGYRLVDPAANE is encoded by the coding sequence ATGCGCCTTTTAGTCGTTGAGGATGACCCAGATTTGGGACGTCAGTTGAAAACATCATTATCGGAAGCTGGATACGCAGTCGATCTGGCTGTCGACGGTGAGGATGGTCACTATCTCGGCGAAACTGAGCCATATGATGCTGTCATTCTGGATTTGGGACTTCCCAAAATGGATGGTGTGCGTGTTCTCGAAAAATGGCGGGCTGAAGGTAAAGTCATGCCTGTTCTTATCTTGACAGCGCGAGATCGCTGGAGCGAGAAGGTTGCTGGATTTGATGCTGGTGCAGATGATTATCTGACCAAGCCATTCATTACCGAAGAATTATTGGCACGTTTGCGTGCTTTGCTGCGCCGCTCTGCTGGACATGCAAGTTCGGCTTTAGAATTGGGTGATTTGCGGGTTGATACGAGCTCGGCAAGGGCCACTGTTGGCGGCCAACCTATCAAGCTAACAGCACATGAATATCGTGTGCTGAGTTATATGATGCATTATCAAGGACGTGTTGTGCCACGCACGGAACTTGTGGAGCACATTTATGACCAAGATTTTGACCGTGATTCCAATACAATCGAAGTATTTGTGGGGCGTTTGCGTAAAAAAATTGGATCTGATCGCATTCTAACTGAACGAGGTCTTGGGTATAGATTGGTCGATCCAGCTGCAAATGAATAA
- a CDS encoding ATP-binding protein yields MAQGFKKCLRFIYRKVWASIAGRLVTLTFIMSVLIVVSATLFLGGSYRKETEALLNGELEATIQTLTNALNSDPDGTIVLDQNLLPNDPRFQRVLSGWYYGYLDLDRDLNVQEPVLSRSIWDGGLPVDMTHIEEAYTNLGQVFYHNDLDPDDKPIRVALRAVLLPDRETPVALFAAINSEAALSAETALRHRLVAVVGLMLSGMLVAIGFLIHHGLAPLRRIRENLDAIRDGRETRLIGEYSTEIEPLVEDMNRVLDHNQEVVDRARTHVGNLAHALKNPIAVLMNETGGDEAYSAMVKQHAKAMWQNVDHYLKRAQAAARAEVLGARTEVEPTVEDIAILLERIHRDKNLAVEIDIDEDAVFKGERQDLDDLVGNLLENAAKWCKRRMRVTIRVKNDQLIVFVDDDGPGLKPAEREIAVQRGQRLDETEPGTGLGLSIVKELAEMYGGSFALDNSPFGGLRAHLILPAAT; encoded by the coding sequence GTGGCTCAAGGTTTCAAGAAATGTTTGCGTTTTATTTATCGCAAGGTATGGGCATCCATTGCTGGCAGACTAGTCACGCTTACATTCATCATGAGTGTTTTGATCGTCGTATCGGCGACATTGTTTTTGGGCGGTAGTTATCGCAAGGAAACAGAAGCACTTTTAAATGGTGAGTTGGAAGCAACCATTCAGACACTCACAAATGCGTTAAATTCTGATCCTGATGGTACGATTGTGCTTGATCAGAATTTGTTGCCGAATGACCCACGATTTCAACGCGTATTGTCTGGGTGGTATTATGGATATCTTGATCTTGATCGGGATTTAAACGTTCAAGAACCGGTTTTATCTCGAAGTATATGGGATGGTGGACTGCCGGTTGATATGACGCATATCGAGGAAGCTTACACAAATCTGGGGCAAGTTTTTTATCACAATGATCTAGATCCTGACGACAAACCAATCCGCGTGGCGTTGAGGGCGGTATTGCTGCCAGACCGTGAAACGCCGGTTGCATTGTTTGCGGCTATTAATAGCGAAGCAGCGCTTAGTGCTGAAACTGCGCTACGTCACCGCTTGGTTGCCGTTGTTGGATTGATGTTGTCTGGGATGCTGGTTGCGATTGGTTTTCTGATACATCACGGATTAGCACCTTTGCGGCGGATACGTGAGAATCTTGATGCGATTCGAGATGGCAGAGAAACGCGTCTAATCGGAGAATATTCCACTGAGATCGAGCCTTTGGTTGAAGATATGAACCGTGTTCTCGATCACAATCAGGAAGTTGTGGACCGCGCGCGCACACATGTGGGCAATTTGGCACATGCCCTGAAAAATCCCATTGCTGTATTGATGAATGAAACAGGTGGTGATGAAGCCTATTCAGCGATGGTTAAGCAGCATGCAAAAGCGATGTGGCAGAATGTTGATCACTATTTGAAACGCGCACAAGCAGCGGCGCGTGCAGAAGTATTGGGAGCTAGAACTGAAGTAGAACCGACTGTCGAAGATATTGCGATTTTGCTTGAACGTATTCATCGCGACAAGAATTTGGCGGTTGAAATTGATATTGATGAAGATGCTGTTTTTAAAGGCGAACGTCAGGATTTAGATGACCTTGTTGGCAATCTTTTAGAAAATGCAGCCAAATGGTGCAAGCGCCGTATGCGCGTGACGATACGTGTGAAAAACGACCAATTGATTGTTTTTGTTGATGATGATGGGCCTGGTTTGAAGCCAGCTGAACGAGAGATTGCCGTGCAACGTGGACAGAGACTAGACGAAACAGAACCAGGAACAGGATTAGGGCTGTCTATCGTGAAGGAATTAGCGGAAATGTATGGTGGTTCTTTTGCATTGGATAATAGCCCGTTTGGTGGTTTGCGTGCGCATCTCATTTTGCCAGCTGCGACATAG
- a CDS encoding tetratricopeptide repeat protein — MLHIFIGIIVGLGLAYWVGNTWRMRAGVLIAMTIAVTCYGFIGSPSIGDRPLHQRLDEMRKMEPKDISGDQWIALLQQRAKVDPEDPQSHKFIGDILMQQGKPDEALRAYQSALRRDPKFVDVLTPMADALVAQQGGRVTEQAQQIYIAAFSANTADVKAAFMPGMRFWLDGDRDGARDWWAQAQSMMPEGSPEAMELKSQVDLLQQAMANVARQKEEMTDDIASENEDNPSEKD; from the coding sequence ATGCTGCACATCTTCATCGGAATAATTGTTGGTTTGGGCTTGGCGTATTGGGTCGGCAATACATGGCGCATGCGAGCGGGTGTATTAATTGCTATGACCATAGCTGTGACATGTTACGGATTTATCGGATCTCCCTCCATTGGCGACAGACCATTGCATCAACGACTTGATGAAATGAGAAAAATGGAACCCAAAGATATTTCGGGTGATCAGTGGATAGCTTTGTTGCAACAGCGTGCCAAAGTGGACCCGGAAGATCCGCAATCTCATAAGTTTATCGGTGATATTCTTATGCAGCAGGGAAAACCGGATGAGGCATTGCGGGCTTATCAATCAGCTCTACGCCGAGACCCTAAATTTGTTGATGTTCTGACACCTATGGCGGATGCTTTGGTTGCTCAACAGGGTGGGCGCGTGACGGAGCAAGCACAGCAAATATATATCGCAGCTTTTTCAGCGAATACGGCTGATGTGAAAGCTGCCTTTATGCCGGGTATGAGATTTTGGCTGGATGGTGATCGTGATGGCGCGAGAGATTGGTGGGCGCAAGCACAATCCATGATGCCCGAAGGCTCGCCAGAAGCAATGGAACTTAAATCCCAAGTAGATTTATTGCAGCAGGCAATGGCAAATGTTGCCAGACAAAAAGAAGAAATGACGGATGATATAGCCTCTGAAAACGAGGACAATCCATCAGAAAAAGACTGA
- a CDS encoding cytochrome c maturation protein CcmE, whose protein sequence is MRARSQRAWLIGVAGVLLVGAVALVMSALGDNASYSRTPTEIVTGNVVTVGERVRIGGLVGVDSIERGPGTLIKFEITDGEYGVNVAYDDLPPDLFEEGQGIVAEGIIQVDGSLQATRLVARHDESYMPKEAYDALKAAGGEAAAKAAQYNDEGV, encoded by the coding sequence ATGCGTGCGCGTTCCCAAAGAGCATGGTTGATCGGTGTAGCAGGTGTTCTGTTGGTTGGAGCAGTTGCGCTTGTGATGTCTGCACTAGGAGATAATGCGAGTTATTCTAGAACGCCGACAGAGATCGTGACTGGTAATGTTGTGACAGTTGGTGAGCGGGTTCGCATTGGTGGATTGGTAGGGGTTGATTCAATAGAACGCGGCCCGGGTACATTGATAAAGTTTGAAATCACAGATGGTGAATACGGCGTCAATGTTGCGTATGATGATTTGCCGCCAGACCTTTTTGAAGAAGGACAAGGAATTGTCGCCGAAGGCATCATTCAGGTTGATGGTAGTCTTCAGGCAACACGCCTAGTCGCGCGTCATGATGAAAGCTACATGCCTAAAGAAGCGTATGATGCTTTAAAAGCTGCTGGTGGTGAAGCCGCCGCGAAAGCTGCACAATATAATGATGAAGGCGTCTAA
- a CDS encoding heme lyase CcmF/NrfE family subunit gives MIEFGHISLFLALGASLLAAVFGVWGKAQETNRSILVAMAASVVAFFTLVRAFLGSDFSLELVVKHSHSLKPTFYKFAGTWGNHEGSMLLWCMIMLGFGAAAVGLMKPSALKTKAIGVQGGLSFLSLTYLLFASSPFTRLDPAPFDGTGLNPLLQDPALAFHPPFLYLGYVGFSFVFSLAAAGLLLNEVGASWAKRARPWALFAWSGLTIGISLGAIWAYYELGWGGWWFWDPVENASLMPWLVGAALVHSIIVTQKRGSMASWTVFLSVLTFCLSILGAFLVRSGVLTSVHAFALDPERGRLLLIGLLLVSGFAFSLFAWRGPGLKSGSEFDPVSREGALILNNLFLSVAAATVLVGTLYPLAMEVVTGEKLSVGTPYFDLTLAPLMGILFLAPPFAQAMTWRAADMSPVVKRLIVAGAIAIAAGAATFVFFSGKLWAVFGVAVGVWLIGGTITDLIKRVGAGGLTRVFKLPLGVWGLTIAHIGLGLFVIGAVVETNGRIERTFAVTQGQVVELGDWSFTFNGVVNSEGPNFYSDRASIMAVNGKRETELNPEKRYYPASGMPTTEVAIRKSLVGDLYVALGDPVRGELNGWTIRISINPMIDFVFGGVGLIALGGFLAFAAQRGKRVSSSKEEPTSDNSIEGAAVS, from the coding sequence ATGATAGAATTTGGCCATATCAGTTTATTTCTTGCTCTGGGCGCGTCATTATTGGCGGCTGTCTTTGGTGTTTGGGGTAAAGCGCAAGAAACTAACCGGTCGATACTTGTTGCGATGGCAGCAAGCGTTGTGGCATTTTTTACGTTAGTTCGCGCTTTTTTGGGATCAGATTTTTCTCTAGAACTTGTGGTCAAGCATTCGCATTCTTTAAAGCCTACTTTCTACAAATTCGCCGGAACGTGGGGAAATCATGAAGGATCAATGCTTTTATGGTGTATGATCATGTTGGGCTTTGGGGCGGCAGCTGTTGGTTTGATGAAACCAAGTGCGTTGAAGACGAAAGCAATTGGTGTCCAGGGGGGATTATCTTTCTTGTCGCTGACTTATTTGCTTTTTGCATCTTCACCTTTCACGCGCCTTGACCCTGCACCGTTTGACGGCACCGGCTTAAATCCGCTTTTGCAAGATCCTGCTTTGGCATTTCACCCGCCATTTTTGTATTTGGGGTATGTTGGTTTTTCTTTTGTCTTTTCGCTCGCAGCAGCAGGTCTATTGCTCAATGAAGTTGGCGCAAGCTGGGCGAAACGTGCGCGGCCATGGGCGTTGTTTGCTTGGTCTGGCTTAACGATAGGAATCTCACTTGGTGCGATCTGGGCTTATTATGAGCTTGGCTGGGGTGGTTGGTGGTTCTGGGACCCTGTTGAAAATGCTTCCCTTATGCCTTGGCTGGTGGGGGCTGCTTTGGTGCACTCCATTATCGTGACGCAAAAGCGTGGTTCAATGGCATCGTGGACAGTGTTTTTGTCAGTTTTGACATTCTGCCTATCAATTCTTGGGGCATTTTTGGTGCGTTCAGGCGTGTTGACTTCGGTGCATGCGTTTGCGCTGGACCCTGAGCGTGGTCGTTTATTGCTAATTGGCTTGTTATTGGTTTCGGGTTTTGCATTCTCACTTTTTGCTTGGCGTGGTCCCGGATTGAAATCTGGTAGTGAGTTTGATCCTGTTAGTCGCGAAGGCGCGCTTATCCTCAATAATTTGTTTTTATCTGTTGCTGCAGCAACTGTTCTTGTGGGCACGCTTTATCCTTTGGCGATGGAGGTGGTGACGGGTGAGAAATTATCTGTTGGGACACCTTATTTTGATCTGACGCTGGCACCTTTAATGGGCATACTGTTTCTCGCGCCGCCATTTGCACAGGCAATGACGTGGCGAGCGGCTGATATGTCACCTGTTGTGAAACGTTTAATCGTGGCTGGCGCGATTGCTATTGCGGCTGGGGCGGCAACATTTGTGTTTTTCTCAGGCAAGCTTTGGGCTGTGTTTGGTGTCGCTGTTGGTGTCTGGTTGATTGGTGGAACAATTACAGATCTTATCAAACGTGTTGGCGCTGGTGGTTTGACGCGCGTGTTTAAGCTGCCGCTTGGTGTGTGGGGACTTACGATTGCGCACATTGGGCTTGGATTGTTTGTGATTGGTGCCGTTGTTGAAACAAATGGACGAATTGAGCGTACATTTGCGGTCACTCAAGGGCAAGTTGTCGAGCTTGGCGATTGGTCTTTCACTTTTAACGGCGTTGTTAATTCTGAAGGACCAAATTTCTATTCTGATCGTGCTTCCATTATGGCTGTGAACGGAAAACGAGAAACAGAATTAAACCCGGAAAAACGGTATTATCCGGCATCTGGGATGCCCACGACGGAAGTTGCCATCCGAAAATCTCTGGTTGGTGATTTATATGTTGCGTTGGGTGATCCTGTTCGGGGAGAATTAAATGGTTGGACAATTCGTATCTCCATAAACCCGATGATTGATTTTGTTTTTGGTGGTGTTGGTCTCATTGCGTTGGGTGGTTTTTTAGCTTTTGCCGCTCAACGCGGGAAGCGTGTATCATCATCAAAAGAAGAGCCGACTTCAGATAACAGTATAGAAGGGGCAGCTGTATCATGA
- a CDS encoding cytochrome c-type biogenesis protein, translated as MMLALVLAAALSDAPLQDADLEARAQLLMREIRCVSCENEPISQSASEIAGDMRHLVRKQIQDGASDVEVRSYFSERYGEFVLFRPKASGGGAFLWAFPFVLLAWGAGVLFMAIRARKKRNLAPLKPDMVADHENDTLD; from the coding sequence ATGATGCTTGCTTTGGTATTGGCTGCTGCGCTTTCAGATGCGCCGCTACAGGATGCGGATCTTGAAGCCCGCGCGCAATTATTGATGCGTGAAATCAGATGCGTGTCGTGTGAGAATGAGCCAATATCTCAGTCTGCTTCTGAAATTGCAGGAGATATGCGCCATCTTGTGAGGAAGCAGATCCAAGACGGTGCCAGTGATGTTGAAGTCCGGTCTTATTTTTCTGAGCGTTATGGTGAGTTTGTGCTTTTTCGTCCTAAAGCGAGTGGCGGCGGTGCATTCTTATGGGCTTTCCCGTTTGTCTTGCTTGCTTGGGGGGCGGGGGTTTTGTTTATGGCAATACGTGCACGTAAAAAGCGCAACCTGGCACCGCTAAAGCCTGACATGGTGGCTGATCACGAAAATGATACTCTAGATTGA
- a CDS encoding bifunctional alpha/beta hydrolase/OsmC family protein, with amino-acid sequence MAHRSQVQIPGSLGHKLAARFELPAGTPRGFAIFAHCFACSKDQFATARIARQLVQLGVGVLRFDFTGLGFSEGDFSDTTFSSNIDDLVAASQWMEEQGMAPTLAIGHSLGGAAVLAAASKLPTVKAFVSIAAPSCAKHVTENFGSQISEIETKGEADVQLAGRTFKIKKQFLDDVEDARVIESVRNMKRPLLVMHSPIDQTVGIENANDIFMAAMHPKSFVSLDDSDHLLTDREDAKYVAGVIAAWATHYAIAARKDKASVEPVNGNEPVVVEETQRGSYENWVVTGDYRGVADEPVDVGGDGAGPTPYQYMNAALGACTSMTLRMYAQRKGWPVDKVSVSVTHEKSRNEVDSSDLDVFNREITILGDLNAEQRTKMMEIADKCPVHRTLHRVSSIHTTEST; translated from the coding sequence ATGGCACATAGATCACAAGTTCAAATACCCGGTTCGCTTGGTCATAAGCTAGCTGCAAGGTTTGAATTGCCAGCTGGAACGCCGCGCGGCTTTGCTATTTTTGCACACTGTTTTGCTTGCTCGAAAGACCAATTTGCGACAGCTCGTATTGCCCGCCAGCTCGTGCAGTTAGGTGTTGGTGTGCTGCGGTTTGACTTCACCGGACTTGGGTTTTCTGAAGGTGATTTTTCAGACACTACTTTCTCCTCAAATATTGATGACCTTGTGGCAGCTTCCCAGTGGATGGAAGAGCAAGGCATGGCTCCTACACTGGCGATTGGGCATTCCCTTGGCGGGGCAGCTGTGCTTGCTGCGGCTAGTAAGTTGCCAACGGTCAAAGCATTTGTATCTATTGCAGCACCGTCTTGCGCCAAGCATGTCACTGAGAATTTCGGCTCCCAGATTTCAGAAATTGAGACCAAAGGTGAAGCGGATGTTCAATTAGCTGGCCGTACCTTTAAAATTAAAAAGCAGTTTCTTGATGATGTAGAAGACGCACGGGTAATCGAATCTGTTCGAAATATGAAGCGCCCGTTACTGGTGATGCATTCTCCCATAGATCAAACCGTTGGTATCGAAAATGCGAATGATATCTTTATGGCGGCTATGCATCCAAAAAGTTTTGTATCGCTCGATGATTCAGATCATCTTTTGACAGATCGTGAAGATGCTAAATATGTGGCTGGTGTTATCGCCGCGTGGGCAACGCATTACGCAATTGCGGCCAGAAAAGACAAAGCTTCTGTTGAACCTGTAAATGGGAATGAGCCAGTCGTTGTCGAAGAAACTCAACGTGGAAGTTATGAGAACTGGGTGGTGACGGGTGATTATCGCGGCGTTGCAGATGAACCTGTTGATGTGGGCGGAGACGGTGCTGGTCCCACACCATATCAATATATGAATGCTGCGCTTGGGGCATGTACGTCTATGACATTGCGCATGTATGCTCAAAGAAAAGGCTGGCCAGTTGATAAAGTTTCTGTCTCAGTAACACACGAAAAATCACGAAATGAAGTTGATTCTAGCGATTTGGATGTTTTTAATCGTGAAATTACTATTTTAGGTGATTTAAATGCTGAACAGCGGACAAAAATGATGGAAATTGCGGATAAATGTCCCGTACACCGTACTTTACATAGGGTAAGTTCTATTCATACCACAGAATCGACATGA
- a CDS encoding Do family serine endopeptidase produces the protein MKTTGKSRTLKMSLAMALLGSAAVGGLILSPVGSKIADAKPIVVQAPVGAPLSFADLIEKVNPAVVTVQVTTEIEAPEQYGELFERFRNIPGFDDFMDRQGRGEGEEGESEEDEGPAPREGRSLGSGFFISDTGYIVTNNHVVENASEVTITLSNGDELEAEIIGLDELTDLAVLKVKEGGKYPYVEFELGAPPRVGDWVVAVGNPFGLGGTATAGIVSAISREMNGSNYSNYIQVDASINRGNSGGPTFDLYGKVIGVNTAIYSPSGGSVGIGFAIESTVAKEITDILIKDGKVTRGWLGVSIQSMTVEMAESQGLKNEKGALVADVQVGSPAEKGGIERGDVILSVNGLAVKDSRELTRLVGGLIAESKNEFKLIRDGKEKTVSVTVGVRPSDVDSAFNRGGSESEGEKEDEVAPEGALVHGLTVKPLSKPEFELFGLKENENGVLVLDLNRNSAFAEAGIAKGDALLEAQGTTLKSADDLASVIKNAKKEGKKNILVAVRKGRATIFLPVEIEDLK, from the coding sequence ATGAAAACGACCGGAAAAAGCCGCACTTTGAAAATGTCTTTAGCCATGGCATTGCTAGGCAGCGCGGCAGTTGGTGGCCTTATTTTATCCCCGGTTGGGTCGAAAATTGCCGATGCAAAACCAATCGTTGTTCAAGCGCCTGTCGGTGCGCCACTTAGTTTTGCTGATCTGATTGAAAAAGTGAATCCTGCCGTTGTGACTGTGCAAGTGACAACAGAAATAGAAGCGCCAGAACAATATGGTGAGCTGTTTGAGCGTTTCCGCAACATTCCAGGCTTTGATGACTTTATGGATCGTCAAGGACGCGGTGAGGGCGAAGAAGGCGAAAGTGAAGAAGATGAAGGTCCAGCACCTCGCGAAGGACGTTCACTTGGATCTGGATTTTTTATCTCGGATACAGGGTATATCGTAACCAATAATCACGTTGTAGAAAACGCTTCTGAAGTGACGATCACATTGTCCAATGGTGATGAGTTGGAAGCTGAGATTATCGGTCTTGATGAGCTAACCGATCTGGCCGTGCTGAAGGTCAAAGAAGGCGGGAAATACCCATATGTTGAGTTTGAACTTGGTGCGCCTCCACGTGTAGGCGACTGGGTTGTCGCTGTTGGTAACCCGTTTGGTCTTGGAGGAACAGCGACCGCGGGTATCGTATCTGCTATTAGTCGTGAAATGAATGGTTCTAACTATTCAAACTACATCCAAGTGGATGCATCAATTAACCGTGGTAATTCCGGTGGTCCGACATTTGACCTCTATGGTAAAGTGATTGGTGTGAACACGGCAATTTATTCACCGTCTGGCGGTAGTGTAGGAATTGGTTTTGCGATTGAATCGACTGTCGCAAAAGAGATTACCGATATATTGATTAAAGACGGTAAGGTTACACGCGGCTGGTTGGGGGTTTCTATCCAATCAATGACTGTGGAAATGGCCGAATCTCAAGGCTTGAAAAATGAAAAAGGCGCACTTGTTGCTGATGTCCAAGTTGGCAGCCCTGCTGAAAAAGGCGGAATTGAGCGTGGTGATGTCATCCTGTCGGTAAATGGTCTCGCCGTTAAAGATAGCCGTGAGCTAACCCGTCTTGTCGGTGGGTTAATCGCTGAAAGTAAAAATGAATTCAAATTGATCAGAGATGGTAAAGAGAAAACAGTCTCTGTGACAGTTGGTGTTCGTCCATCAGATGTTGATAGTGCATTCAACCGTGGTGGTTCAGAATCTGAAGGTGAGAAAGAGGACGAAGTAGCGCCTGAAGGTGCGTTGGTCCATGGTTTGACTGTCAAACCATTGTCCAAACCAGAGTTCGAATTATTTGGTTTAAAAGAGAATGAAAATGGTGTTCTCGTTCTTGATTTGAACCGTAATTCTGCCTTTGCAGAAGCTGGAATTGCAAAAGGTGATGCTCTTCTTGAAGCACAGGGCACGACGTTGAAATCTGCGGATGATTTGGCTAGCGTGATCAAAAATGCTAAAAAAGAAGGTAAGAAGAATATTCTTGTGGCTGTTCGCAAAGGCCGCGCGACTATTTTCCTACCGGTTGAAATTGAAGACCTTAAGTAA
- a CDS encoding response regulator transcription factor, giving the protein MRVLVIEDDIEAADFVRKVLSEAGHDVAVENDGEAGLSRAQSDEFDAMVVDRMMPKMNGIEMLTTYRDTGGNTPALFLTALGDVENRVEGLKAGGDDYLCKPFAPSELIARVEALGRRASSEAPTTKLQVGDLVMDLLARTVFRGEVKIDLQPREFRLLEFLMRNADQVVTRTMLLEKVWDYHFDPQTNVIDVHISRLRSKIDKDFEVALLHTVRGAGYRLQA; this is encoded by the coding sequence TTGCGCGTACTCGTCATTGAAGATGATATAGAAGCAGCGGATTTCGTCAGAAAAGTGCTCAGCGAAGCTGGGCACGACGTTGCCGTTGAGAATGATGGCGAGGCTGGTCTCAGTCGTGCTCAGTCTGATGAATTCGATGCTATGGTTGTTGATCGTATGATGCCAAAGATGAATGGTATCGAGATGTTAACAACCTATCGTGATACGGGTGGTAACACACCGGCATTGTTTCTGACGGCTCTAGGTGATGTTGAAAATCGCGTCGAAGGTCTAAAAGCTGGTGGCGATGATTATCTGTGTAAGCCTTTTGCGCCGAGTGAATTAATTGCGCGTGTTGAAGCACTTGGAAGACGCGCTTCTAGTGAAGCTCCTACGACAAAATTACAAGTAGGGGATCTTGTCATGGATCTCCTAGCACGCACTGTTTTTAGAGGTGAGGTCAAAATAGACCTTCAGCCGCGTGAGTTCCGTTTGTTGGAATTTCTTATGAGAAATGCCGATCAAGTGGTTACAAGAACAATGCTGCTTGAGAAAGTCTGGGATTATCATTTTGATCCGCAGACAAATGTGATTGATGTGCATATTTCCCGTTTGCGCAGCAAGATTGATAAGGACTTTGAAGTTGCGCTTTTGCACACAGTGCGTGGTGCAGGGTATAGACTTCAGGCCTAG